The following coding sequences are from one Paenibacillus tundrae window:
- a CDS encoding globin-coupled sensor protein: MSIAAARQKQLDYIGLTSKDLQLLAAHRPVFEKVVNEVVDHFYRHVGNYPELVDLIARFSNIDRLKETQRMYWLSMTDGIVDDAYINQRIEIGLVHSRIGLSEDYYLGTYMVYLDIATTIFQQVIPESWHPIIQALSKMFNLDSQLVLEAYEKKEKEKLHHLAADQQNTLLAITQITQQLTGMISELNENARAISDVAMQTAASQDQAHELLEELTGEIHQIGKMGELIREISDQSHLVGLNAAIEAAHAGEFGRGFEVVASEVRKLAASSRDAQGKIQANLEQIMKKLSHVQKESEHTSQGARSQASRSQELAVFATTMEKLAVDLQKLDH, translated from the coding sequence ATGAGTATTGCTGCAGCAAGACAGAAACAACTCGATTATATTGGACTGACAAGCAAAGATTTGCAATTACTTGCCGCTCACCGGCCAGTCTTTGAGAAAGTGGTAAATGAAGTTGTTGATCACTTTTACAGACATGTAGGCAACTATCCTGAACTGGTGGATCTGATTGCTCGATTCTCTAACATTGACCGATTAAAAGAAACACAACGGATGTATTGGTTATCCATGACGGACGGTATCGTGGATGACGCTTATATTAATCAACGTATTGAGATTGGGTTGGTACACTCACGAATTGGATTGTCTGAAGATTATTATCTAGGTACATATATGGTCTATCTCGATATTGCGACAACCATTTTCCAGCAGGTCATTCCTGAGTCATGGCATCCCATCATTCAAGCACTTAGCAAAATGTTCAATCTAGATTCTCAGCTTGTACTGGAAGCCTATGAGAAAAAAGAAAAAGAAAAGCTGCATCATCTTGCGGCGGATCAACAAAATACGTTGCTGGCCATTACGCAAATTACACAACAGCTGACAGGGATGATCAGTGAACTGAATGAAAATGCTCGAGCGATCTCTGATGTGGCTATGCAAACGGCAGCTTCCCAGGATCAAGCACATGAACTGCTGGAAGAGTTAACAGGAGAAATACATCAGATCGGTAAGATGGGGGAGCTCATCCGCGAAATTTCAGATCAGAGTCACCTTGTTGGATTGAATGCAGCAATTGAAGCTGCACATGCTGGGGAGTTCGGTCGTGGCTTCGAAGTTGTCGCAAGTGAGGTGCGTAAGCTTGCAGCGAGTTCTCGTGATGCACAAGGAAAGATTCAGGCTAATCTAGAGCAGATTATGAAGAAACTAAGTCATGTACAGAAGGAATCAGAACATACGTCTCAGGGGGCACGCAGTCAAGCGTCCCGTTCTCAAGAGCTGGCTGTGTTCGCCACAACGATGGAGAAATTGGCAGTGGATCTGCAGAAACTGGATCATTAA
- a CDS encoding LacI family DNA-binding transcriptional regulator has product MASIHDVAKEAGVSVATVSKVLNDYPDVSDKTRKKVNIAIELLKYQPNVVARGLVKRRSWTVGVLLTVPFTNPFVSELLEGIKTALENSGYDLVRLSTRFDDPGYSFIKHCRSRNVDGVVVFGEGRENKSIEELVHAEIPTMFVDTDLFGKRAGYITTDNANAIGMSVKHLYELGHRRIAYISGTLGSAVANLRLDGYKEGLRRCEIPYSTIYLEECDYSFDGGGKAARRLLALKDHPTGIVCASDMSAFGAIQEIERHGLRVPEDISVIGFDNTYYAQVFKPGLTTINQNIYSIGIKSIEYLIAMIENPDYTPPVVTEPSNLVIRHTTAPVPE; this is encoded by the coding sequence ATGGCTTCTATCCATGATGTGGCCAAAGAAGCGGGCGTATCTGTTGCAACCGTTTCCAAAGTACTGAATGACTATCCTGATGTAAGTGACAAAACTCGAAAAAAAGTCAATATAGCCATCGAACTATTAAAATATCAACCCAATGTGGTCGCACGTGGATTAGTTAAACGTCGCTCTTGGACAGTAGGCGTACTCTTAACCGTACCGTTTACCAACCCATTTGTATCGGAATTGTTAGAAGGGATCAAGACAGCGCTAGAGAATAGCGGTTATGATCTTGTTCGTTTATCTACCCGTTTCGATGACCCTGGCTATTCATTCATCAAGCATTGCCGGAGCCGTAATGTGGATGGTGTTGTAGTATTTGGTGAAGGAAGAGAAAACAAAAGTATTGAAGAGCTAGTTCATGCAGAGATTCCAACGATGTTTGTGGATACGGATTTGTTCGGCAAGCGAGCTGGATATATCACAACGGATAATGCGAATGCTATTGGCATGAGTGTCAAACATTTATATGAGCTGGGGCACCGCCGGATTGCGTATATTTCGGGGACGTTAGGTTCAGCGGTAGCGAACCTGAGGCTAGACGGATACAAAGAAGGGCTGAGACGCTGTGAGATCCCGTATTCAACCATCTATTTGGAAGAATGTGATTATTCTTTTGATGGTGGAGGTAAAGCAGCGAGAAGGCTATTAGCCCTGAAGGATCATCCTACTGGCATTGTCTGTGCTTCGGACATGTCCGCATTTGGAGCAATTCAAGAAATTGAACGGCATGGTCTGCGTGTACCTGAGGACATATCTGTTATTGGCTTCGACAATACATACTATGCACAGGTGTTCAAGCCTGGACTAACGACGATTAATCAAAATATATATTCGATTGGTATCAAGTCGATTGAGTATCTGATTGCTATGATCGAGAATCCAGACTATACGCCTCCAGTAGTTACGGAGCCTTCCAATCTGGTCATTCGTCATACAACAGCACCTGTGCCTGAGTAG